The segment AATGCTATAGTATATGATATGCGTAATAATCAATGcaaaattgtattattttttcaaatggtacgtgcaagattttttttcttcaaaaaattcatcttattttttcttgtacaaACGAGCGGTTAATGGCGTAGATTAGACCTGACGTGTGTTCAATTCTGTGCGGGCAAGGTAGGCGGAAGAACTCGCAAACACAGTGACTAGGTTTATTGCAATGCACGGTGGAGCCAATTCTAGGAATAACAGGAATGTTCGATTTCATCTTTTTGGTAAAAATACCACCTGCGCTCTCCAGCTGGAAAGCAACAAGATCCAGATCGCAGTCTTTCGGAAAGCAGCCAAGTTCGTCCAGCCTGGGAAGATCCCGGCAAAAGTTATTACACTGGTGGTTGGCGAAGAAATTGTCGATCCCCATTTGTCCCAGGTCCGTGCGGCCGTATGCGCCTTCACGTGAGTGAATGACTGGGGTGGTCAGATGATAGTCCTCAAACCGCTTCACGCCTTTCATTCCAGTCACTACGCACTCGCCTTGCGTGCAGCACCACGTGTAGTGAGAAAACGCATTCATGACCATGGAATCGAACATTTTTGTCTTAGAACTATTAAAGTTTTGGAATTTGCCTTGAATGTATGGTTCAACTGACACGTACTCGAGCTCCCGGATTTTCTTCCTTGGCTTTCCCAGCAGCAACGCAATGCACATGTAAGAGGACACTTCGTCGATTTCAACCAGCATCGGCGTATGGAACAACAGATTCACTCGCTGACCAATTTCGGCCATCTCTTTGTTGAACTCCACCGCTAAAGATTTGGCCATTTTGGCTCGTTCAACTTCGTGGTTCCAATCCTCCTTCATGGCACAGCCCTGTCGGAATGCCTTCACTAGGCACCTGTCCCCTCTCCGTGGTCCCTCACCGTTAAGAATGCCCATATATGAAAGCTTCCGAGGACCAACCCGATATGGGTATGGTTCAAAGCTGCACCAGTACCGCCCTCCAAAATCCTCATCTTGTCCACAAAGGGTTTCCACGCTAATCTGCTGGCCCATTTTCTgtcaatatttaaagaaaaaaaacacaatcaaTGAAAGTAACACACTGTCCATGTAAcatgtttctttttaattaagaaatacaCGTGAATGCTTTGCAGGCGCTGGGTATCCATTATGAATATCATTATGCCATTTTACCAACTGCCTTGCCCAGTAactttgtattatttaaaaaaaaacatttttattcaacaaaaattatACTTGGAATCAAAGAATTGAAAACCtacaatgaaaaattatgtatttgttTGCTTGACGTTTCACATATTATTACTTGGTCTCAAAAGTTTCATCATAATACTCGCACTTGAGATAATCGGTGCCtgagttttataaaataattgctaTACTATAAACGAGAAAGTTTCATTATAGAATATTTCATCTGATTGTTTACTTAGAAAAACATTCATTGATCAATTGggtaaaagaaaatcaaaatttgctATACGAAATCTAAATACACAAAACACTCAGAAAAAGAGAAAAGGAGAATGGAATTAAGTCCTTTTCCCGAATAGTTCCATATAAGAAATAATAACCATTGATTCCTTAGACTTGGTTTTTTATGGGAAATGCGTCATTTAAGAAGACCTTGAGTTGTCTTCTAATATAGCTTTGTCCATTGCTCCGGGGTTTTCGTGCAGTGAACGGGGAAAAGAGAAAGGGAAACTTCCTTGGTTCTTTAAAATTACAGACTTAATTGAAAAGTGTAGTAATCACGCTATACGCGGACCTAGTCTTCTCCAATGTGAGAACAAGACCCATCTCTACGGGCAAAATACAATACTACAGCTGTAACCTTATATAGTATAACAAACAATGAGAGATCAGATCTAATACCATATTAAGATAGATATTAAGGCTAAAAAATCaaatgggagaaaaaaaaactcctaTTTAGCTTACAAAGTGCATGTAAAACGACACGctattgtctttttttaataGTATCTAGAACAATCACGCATTGATCTGAGATATTGTGCAAACATGCACTATATTTAACACACAGAGTTCACAGCAAAAGAATAATCTTGTCTCCTGGGGTTTCTATTCATTCGTTGACCCTTATTTTACGTATTGTAACTTCTAATACCGGTATTTGCTCtttgaagtaatttttttgaaagttaaatATTACTTAGTGTCAAAATACCACAAACAATGGTTGAACTTATATAATGAAAAACTgcattgttttaaacatttgctGAATGTgacaaaaaatgaaagttggtATTTTACAATCAGTTTTGAACGTACTCCCTCTGCAATATTTGATATGATCACTTACTCAACGttgaattgtatttttattgtaaaaaataaaggacTGCATCAAGACCTCAGTTTGTATATACAATTGATGAATCCAAACTGCAACAAGTTTTcagttaaatcttttttaaaacaacagatCTAGTATTGTTGTTTTACACAAGCAAATTCCCTGAATGCTGAACAGCttggtatttatttatttactaataTTTAACTGTTAAAAACAAGGATCAAGTTTTGCATTCTTATGCACGTGAAAAAGAAGTGACATGGTACTTACCGTTCGCGTGTTGCCGCTGAGACAACCTCTTTACATAATTCAGGCGTGCCTGGCCGCTGAATCTGTGGATGAGAAATTAAGACATTACTTAGCTGATGGTTCCGAAATTGTGTTTCCATTTATCCAATCATCGGTTGACGCGCTCTAATGCTACATGTTGTGATGAATTGCGAAGTCGCGCAAGTGTGACTAATGGCTTTAATAAATCAGGGTCTCTTGCGATTGGCCAGTTTTCGGTTTCTGCCAGATTTTGGCG is part of the Magallana gigas chromosome 3, xbMagGiga1.1, whole genome shotgun sequence genome and harbors:
- the LOC105324825 gene encoding alpha-protein kinase vwkA, yielding MGQQISVETLCGQDEDFGGRYWCSFEPYPYRVGPRKLSYMGILNGEGPRRGDRCLVKAFRQGCAMKEDWNHEVERAKMAKSLAVEFNKEMAEIGQRVNLLFHTPMLVEIDEVSSYMCIALLLGKPRKKIRELEYVSVEPYIQGKFQNFNSSKTKMFDSMVMNAFSHYTWCCTQGECVVTGMKGVKRFEDYHLTTPVIHSREGAYGRTDLGQMGIDNFFANHQCNNFCRDLPRLDELGCFPKDCDLDLVAFQLESAGGIFTKKMKSNIPVIPRIGSTVHCNKPSHCVCEFFRLPCPHRIEHTSGLIYAINRSFVQEKIR